One Pseudoliparis swirei isolate HS2019 ecotype Mariana Trench chromosome 4, NWPU_hadal_v1, whole genome shotgun sequence genomic window carries:
- the dhcr7 gene encoding 7-dehydrocholesterol reductase — protein sequence MEASRRRTQHGANRANGKDSEQGEQPAQWGRAWEVDWFSLVSVIALLCFAPFIVYYFVMACDQYQCSVSQPLLELFRGETTLLSIWARSPSITWAAAKIYAAWVGFQVFLYMCVPDVTHKFIPGYVGGVQDGARTPAGLINKYEINGLQCWLITHALWCANAQHFHWFSPTILFDNWIPLMWCANILGYAVASFAFAKAYLFPTNSEDCKFTGNIFYNYMMGIEFNPRVGKWFDFKLFFNGRPGIVAWTLINLSFMAKQQELYGHVSNSMILVNVLQAIYVLDFFWNEAWYLKTIDICHDHFGWYLGWGDCVWLPYLYTLQGLYLVYHPVQLSNGHALAVLLLGLVGYYIFRSTNHQKDLFRRTEGSCSIWGGKPAHIECSYRSADGGVHRSKLMVSGFWGLARHFNYTGDLMGSLAYCAACGFGHLLPYFYIVYMTILLVHRCVRDEHRCGSKYGKDWKRYTDAVPYRLIPGVF from the exons ATGGAGGCCTCAAGGAGACGAACCCAGCACGGGGCCAACCGGGCCAACGGGAAGGACTCAGAACAGGGGGAGCAGCCGGCGCAGTGGGGGCGAGCGTG GGAGGTGGACTGGTTCTCCCTCGTCAGTGTGATCGCCCTCCTCTGCTTCGCCCCCTTCATCGTCTACTACTTCGTGATGGCCTGTGACCAGTACCAGTGCTCCGTCAGCCAGCCCCTGTTGGAGTTGTTCCGAGGAGAGACCACGCTGCTCTCCATCTGGGCCCGGTCACCCTCCATAACCTGGGCCGCTGCCAAAATATATGCCGCCTGGGTTGGCTTTCAG GTGTTCCTGTACATGTGCGTTCCTGATGTGACCCATAAGTTTATTCCCGGCTACGTCGGTGGAGTGCAGGATGGAGCACGAACTCCCGCTG GCCTGATCAACAAGTACGAGATCAACGGGCTCCAGTGTTGGCTGATCACTCACGCTCTGTGGTGCGCCAACGCCCAGCATTTCCACTGGTTTTCTCCCACCATCTTATTCGACAACTGGATCCCCCTGATGTGGTGCGCTAACATACTGGGCTACGCTGTGGCCAGCTTTGCTTTCGCGAAGGCCTACCTCTTCCCCACCAACTCGGAGGACTG CAAGTTCACGGGGAACATCTTCTACAACTACATGATGGGCATCGAGTTCAACCCGCGCGTTGGCAAGTGGTTCGACTTCAAGCTCTTCTTCAACGGCCGGCCCGGCATCGTGGCCTGGACTCTCATCAATCTGTCCTTCATGGCCAAGCAGCAGGAGCTGTACGGACACGTGTCCAACTCCATGATCCTGGTCAACGTGCTGCAG GCCATTTATGTGCTGGATTTCTTCTGGAACGAGGCGTGGTACCTGAAGACCATCGATATCTGCCATGACCACTTCGGATGGTATCTGGGCTGGGGAGACTGCGTGTGGCTGCCCTACCTCTACACACTGCAG GGTCTGTACCTGGTGTACCACCCGGTCCAGCTGTCCAACGGCCACGCCCTGGCCGTCCTGCTGCTCGGCCTGGTCGGCTACTACATCTTCCGCTCCACCAACCATCAGAAGGACCTGTTCCGGCGCACGGAGGGCTCCTGCTCCATCTGGGGCGGGAAGCCGGCGCACATCGAGTGCTCCTACCGCTCCGCCGACGGCGGCGTCCACCGCAGCAAGCTCATGGTCTCGGGGTTCTGGGGATTGGCCCGCCACTTCAACTACACGGGCGACCTGATGGGCTCGCTGGCCTACTGCGCCGCCTGCGGCTTCGGCCACCTCCTCCCGTACTTCTACATCGTTTACATGACCATCCTGCTGGTGCACCGCTGCGTGCGCGACGAGCACCGCTGCGGCAGCAAGTACGGCAAGGACTGGAAGCGCTACACGGACGCCGTGCCTTACCGACTCATTCCCGGGGTGTTTTAG